From the genome of Streptomyces sp. NBC_00659, one region includes:
- a CDS encoding cupin domain-containing protein produces the protein MYSHTTPSFAVHIPDAEIEPEPLDPAQIVSGDPAVTGKVLWESADGKQLRGIWQITPGVVTDTEANELFVVVSGRATIEVEGGDVIEVGPGDAAFLREGDRTTWTVHETLRKAYHISL, from the coding sequence ATGTACTCCCACACCACGCCGTCGTTCGCTGTGCACATTCCCGACGCCGAAATCGAACCCGAGCCGCTGGACCCGGCCCAGATCGTCTCCGGCGATCCCGCCGTGACGGGCAAGGTGTTGTGGGAGTCCGCCGACGGCAAGCAGCTGCGGGGCATCTGGCAGATCACGCCCGGCGTGGTGACCGACACCGAGGCCAACGAACTCTTCGTGGTAGTCAGCGGCCGTGCCACCATCGAGGTGGAGGGCGGCGACGTCATCGAGGTGGGTCCCGGCGACGCGGCGTTCCTGCGCGAGGGCGACCGCACGACGTGGACCGTCCACGAGACGCTGCGCAAGGCGTACCACATCAGTCTCTGA
- a CDS encoding pseudouridine-5'-phosphate glycosidase: protein MIVTSEEVREALDARRPVVALESTIIAHGLPRPRNLQVALELEEVVREEGAVPATIAVLDGRPHVGLDKGQLERVANEDGIRKLGHRDLPLAVAAGASGATTVSATALLAARAGVRVFATGGLGGVHREWTVTQDESADLGLLARTRITVVCAGVKSILDVPATLQRLETLGVAVAGYATDRFPGFYLSDSGHPVDWTLDSPEQVAEVMRAQDALHAPDSSLVVANPVPEEEQLDPVLHARVLAEALRACESEGVTGQAVTPFLLSYLVRHTDGASLAANLAAVRGNVRLAGRIAAAWAGA from the coding sequence GTGATCGTGACGTCCGAAGAGGTGCGGGAGGCGCTCGACGCGCGTCGGCCGGTGGTGGCCCTGGAGTCCACGATCATCGCCCACGGGCTGCCGCGCCCGCGCAATCTGCAGGTCGCCCTAGAACTGGAGGAGGTCGTCCGCGAGGAGGGCGCCGTACCCGCGACGATCGCCGTGCTCGACGGCCGGCCTCACGTAGGCCTGGACAAGGGCCAGCTGGAGCGGGTCGCGAACGAGGACGGCATCCGCAAGCTGGGCCACCGTGACCTGCCGCTCGCGGTGGCCGCGGGGGCGAGCGGGGCGACGACCGTGTCCGCGACCGCCCTTCTGGCGGCCCGCGCGGGGGTGCGGGTGTTCGCGACGGGAGGGCTCGGCGGTGTGCACCGCGAGTGGACGGTGACCCAGGACGAGTCCGCCGATCTGGGCCTGTTGGCACGTACCCGGATCACGGTGGTGTGCGCAGGGGTCAAGTCGATCCTGGACGTGCCCGCGACACTGCAGCGCCTGGAGACGCTGGGCGTGGCGGTGGCCGGGTACGCCACGGACCGGTTCCCCGGCTTCTATCTGTCCGACTCGGGGCACCCCGTGGACTGGACCCTCGACTCTCCCGAGCAGGTCGCGGAGGTGATGCGTGCCCAGGACGCACTGCACGCCCCCGACTCCTCACTCGTCGTCGCGAACCCCGTCCCCGAGGAGGAGCAGCTCGATCCCGTGCTGCACGCGCGCGTGCTCGCCGAGGCGCTGCGCGCGTGCGAGTCGGAGGGTGTGACAGGACAGGCGGTGACACCGTTCCTGCTCTCCTATCTGGTCCGGCACACGGACGGCGCGTCACTCGCCGCCAACCTGGCGGCGGTTCGTGGCAACGTACGCCTCGCGGGACGGATCGCGGCGGCCTGGGCGGGGGCGTGA
- a CDS encoding methyltransferase domain-containing protein, giving the protein MTRADGYLLDNQQTEAGRRFEALANLFDPTTFRHLERFGVGSGWRCWEVGAGGTSVVSWLAKKVGPTGKVVATDIDTSWAASVARSPVEVRVHDVGAEEPPGEGFDLVHARLVLVHVPDRERALQSMVKALRPGGRLLVEDADPALQPLLCPEEYGPEQQLANRLRQGFRSLLADRGADLAYGRKLPRLLRDAGLRGVEADAYFPVTSPACEALESATVRQIRDQLVTAGLATQEEIDQHLANVAAGSMDLATAPMISAWGRKN; this is encoded by the coding sequence ATGACGCGAGCCGACGGGTATCTCCTCGACAACCAGCAGACGGAGGCAGGCCGGCGTTTCGAGGCCCTCGCCAACCTCTTCGACCCCACGACGTTCCGGCACTTGGAGCGCTTCGGCGTCGGGTCCGGCTGGCGCTGCTGGGAGGTCGGCGCGGGGGGCACGTCCGTCGTGTCCTGGCTGGCCAAGAAGGTGGGGCCGACGGGGAAGGTCGTCGCCACCGACATCGACACCTCGTGGGCGGCCTCCGTGGCACGCTCGCCCGTCGAGGTCCGCGTCCACGACGTGGGCGCCGAGGAACCGCCGGGGGAGGGTTTCGACCTCGTGCACGCCCGGCTCGTACTGGTCCATGTGCCTGACCGGGAGCGCGCGTTGCAGTCGATGGTCAAAGCCCTGCGGCCCGGCGGCAGGCTCCTGGTCGAGGACGCGGATCCCGCCCTGCAGCCGCTGCTCTGCCCCGAGGAGTACGGCCCCGAGCAGCAGCTCGCGAACAGGCTGCGCCAGGGCTTTCGCTCACTGCTCGCCGATCGCGGTGCCGACCTCGCCTACGGCCGCAAGCTCCCGAGGCTGCTCCGGGACGCCGGGCTGCGGGGTGTGGAGGCCGACGCGTACTTCCCCGTCACCTCACCCGCCTGCGAGGCCCTGGAGTCCGCCACGGTCCGTCAGATCCGCGACCAGCTCGTCACGGCGGGCCTGGCAACCCAGGAGGAGATCGACCAGCACCTCGCGAACGTCGCCGCCGGGTCCATGGACCTGGCCACCGCGCCGATGATCTCGGCCTGGGGGCGCAAGAACTGA
- a CDS encoding TerD family protein, translating to MTVNMTKGQAINLQKNDGGTLTAVRMGLGWQAAPRRGLFGSRTREIDLDASAVLFADKQPVDVVFFRHLVSDDGSVRHTGDNLVGGVGQGGDDEAVLVDLQRVPVHIDQIIFTVNSFTGQTFQEVQNAFCRLVDETNGQELARYTLAGGGQYTAQIMAKVHRSGTGWQMTALGTPANGRTFQDLMPAILPHL from the coding sequence GTGACGGTCAACATGACCAAGGGTCAGGCCATCAATCTGCAGAAGAACGACGGGGGCACGCTGACCGCAGTCCGAATGGGACTCGGCTGGCAGGCGGCCCCCCGGCGCGGCCTGTTCGGCTCGCGCACCCGGGAGATCGACCTCGACGCGTCCGCCGTGCTCTTCGCGGACAAGCAGCCCGTCGACGTGGTGTTCTTCCGCCACCTCGTCAGCGACGACGGCTCGGTGCGGCACACCGGTGACAACCTCGTCGGTGGCGTGGGCCAGGGCGGCGACGACGAGGCCGTCCTCGTCGACCTGCAGCGCGTCCCGGTCCACATCGACCAGATCATCTTCACCGTGAACTCCTTCACGGGCCAGACCTTCCAGGAAGTGCAGAACGCGTTCTGCCGTCTGGTCGACGAGACCAACGGCCAGGAACTCGCCCGCTACACGCTGGCCGGCGGCGGCCAGTACACCGCCCAGATCATGGCCAAGGTGCACCGGTCCGGAACCGGCTGGCAGATGACGGCCCTCGGCACGCCGGCCAACGGCCGCACGTTCCAGGACCTGATGCCCGCCATCCTGCCGCACCTCTGA
- a CDS encoding carbohydrate kinase family protein: protein MLVVGDVVTDVVARHRGPLAAGTDTVAAIRTVPGGAGANVACWAVHEGCADVRLLGRVGVDAAGWHERELTASGVRPLLVTDPKAPTGTVICLVDGGASAERTFLTDSGASLRLAPGDWSPSLLDGVARLHLSGYLFFSGPSRALVSAVLESTRARGVPVSVDPASAGFLTELGVDRFLELCAGVDVLLPSRDEACLLTGLPDPADAAAKLSRHFPLVVAKLGSDGAVVARSGSVRAHVPALRATPRDTTGAGDAFTGAFLAALLMGAGPEEAAGAGCAAGAKAVERVGGRPPTGSARRDEGETRGR from the coding sequence CTGCTCGTCGTCGGGGACGTGGTCACGGATGTCGTCGCCCGGCATCGCGGACCGCTGGCGGCCGGCACCGACACGGTCGCCGCCATCCGGACCGTGCCCGGCGGCGCGGGCGCCAACGTCGCGTGTTGGGCCGTGCACGAGGGCTGCGCCGACGTACGGCTGCTCGGCCGGGTGGGCGTCGACGCCGCCGGGTGGCACGAACGCGAACTCACGGCGAGCGGCGTGCGGCCGCTCCTGGTGACGGATCCGAAGGCGCCGACCGGGACGGTGATCTGTCTGGTGGACGGCGGTGCGTCGGCGGAGCGTACGTTCCTCACGGACAGCGGGGCGTCACTGCGGCTGGCACCGGGCGACTGGTCGCCCTCGCTGCTCGACGGGGTCGCGCGGCTGCATCTGTCGGGCTACCTGTTCTTCTCCGGGCCGAGCCGGGCTCTGGTGTCCGCGGTGCTGGAGTCGACGCGGGCGCGTGGTGTGCCGGTGAGCGTCGACCCGGCGTCGGCGGGATTCCTCACCGAGCTGGGCGTGGACCGCTTTCTCGAGCTCTGCGCGGGCGTGGACGTCCTGTTGCCCAGCCGGGACGAGGCGTGTCTGCTGACCGGGCTGCCCGATCCGGCCGACGCGGCCGCCAAACTGAGCCGCCATTTCCCCCTGGTCGTCGCCAAGCTGGGGAGTGACGGCGCCGTGGTCGCCCGTTCCGGATCCGTCCGGGCCCATGTCCCGGCGCTGCGGGCGACGCCGCGGGACACGACGGGCGCCGGTGACGCGTTCACCGGCGCGTTCCTCGCGGCACTGCTCATGGGCGCCGGCCCCGAAGAGGCGGCGGGGGCGGGGTGCGCGGCCGGGGCGAAGGCAGTGGAACGGGTCGGCGGACGACCGCCCACGGGAAGTGCCCGGCGAGACGAAGGGGAGACACGCGGCCGCTGA
- the uvrB gene encoding excinuclease ABC subunit UvrB, with translation MRPVSKIERSVAPFEVISHFQPSGDQPTAIADLEKRIRAGEKDVVLLGATGTGKSATTAWMIEKLQRPTLVMAPNKTLAAQLANEFRELLPNNAVEYFVSYYDYYQPEAYVPQSDTYIEKDSSINEEVERLRHSATNSLLTRRDVVVVASVSCIYGLGTPQEYVDRMVNLKVGDEIDRDALLRRFVDIQYTRNDVAFARGTFRVRGDTIEIFPVYEELAVRIEMFGDEIEALSTLHPLTGEVISDDNQIYVFPASHYVAGPERMERAVNDIEKELGERLAELEKQSKLLEAQRLRMRTTYDIEMLRQIGSCSGVENYSMHFDGREPGSPPNTLIDYFPDDFLLVIDESHVTVPQIGAMYEGDASRKRTLVDHGFRLPSALDNRPLKWEEFQQRIGQTVYLSATPGNYELSRSDGHVEQIIRPTGLIDPQVVVKSTEGQIDDLVHEIRQRTEKDERVLVTTLTKKMAEDLTDYFLELGIQVRYLHSDVDTLRRVELLRELRAGEFDVLVGINLLREGLDLPEVSLVAILDADKEGFLRSGTSLIQTIGRAARNVSGQVHMYADRITPAMEKAIEETNRRREKQIAYNTERGIDPQPLRKKINDIVAQIAREDVDTEQLLGSGYRKTKDGKGAKAPVPALGAKATRAAKSAKAKDAVPTDRPAAELAQQIEDLTERMRAAAADLQFEIAARLRDEVSEMKKELRQMKEAGIA, from the coding sequence ATGCGGCCAGTATCCAAGATCGAACGTTCGGTGGCGCCCTTCGAGGTCATCAGCCACTTTCAGCCGAGCGGTGACCAGCCCACGGCCATCGCCGACCTGGAGAAGCGCATCCGCGCAGGTGAGAAGGATGTCGTCCTGCTGGGCGCGACCGGCACCGGCAAGTCTGCCACCACCGCGTGGATGATCGAGAAGCTCCAGCGCCCCACGCTCGTCATGGCGCCGAACAAGACGCTGGCCGCCCAGCTGGCCAACGAGTTCCGTGAGCTGCTGCCGAACAACGCGGTCGAATACTTCGTGTCGTACTACGACTACTACCAGCCCGAGGCCTACGTCCCGCAGTCGGACACCTACATCGAGAAGGACTCCTCGATCAACGAGGAGGTGGAGCGCCTGCGCCACTCCGCGACCAACTCGCTGCTGACCCGCCGCGATGTCGTCGTGGTCGCGTCGGTGTCCTGCATCTACGGTCTCGGTACTCCGCAGGAGTACGTGGACCGGATGGTCAACCTCAAGGTCGGCGACGAGATCGACCGAGACGCCCTGCTGCGCCGCTTCGTCGACATCCAGTACACCCGCAACGACGTCGCCTTCGCCCGCGGCACCTTCCGGGTCCGCGGCGACACCATCGAGATCTTCCCGGTCTACGAGGAGCTCGCGGTCCGCATCGAGATGTTCGGCGACGAGATCGAGGCCCTGTCCACGCTGCACCCGCTCACCGGCGAGGTCATCAGCGACGACAACCAGATCTACGTCTTCCCCGCGTCCCACTACGTCGCCGGTCCCGAGCGCATGGAACGCGCCGTCAACGACATCGAGAAGGAGCTGGGGGAGCGCCTCGCCGAACTGGAGAAGCAGAGCAAGCTCCTGGAGGCCCAGCGCCTGCGCATGCGGACGACGTACGACATCGAGATGCTCCGCCAGATCGGCTCCTGCTCCGGGGTCGAGAACTACTCGATGCATTTCGACGGCCGTGAACCCGGCTCCCCGCCGAACACACTGATCGACTACTTCCCGGACGACTTCCTGCTCGTCATCGACGAGTCGCACGTCACCGTGCCGCAGATCGGCGCGATGTACGAGGGCGACGCCTCCCGCAAGCGCACCCTCGTCGACCACGGCTTCCGGCTGCCCTCCGCCCTGGACAACCGCCCCCTGAAGTGGGAGGAGTTCCAGCAGCGCATCGGCCAGACCGTCTACCTCTCCGCGACCCCGGGCAACTACGAGCTCTCCCGCTCGGACGGCCACGTCGAGCAGATCATCCGTCCCACCGGCCTGATCGACCCCCAGGTGGTCGTCAAGTCCACCGAGGGCCAGATCGACGACCTGGTGCACGAGATCCGGCAGCGCACCGAGAAGGACGAGCGCGTCCTGGTCACCACGCTCACCAAGAAGATGGCCGAGGATCTCACGGACTACTTCCTGGAACTGGGCATCCAGGTGCGCTATCTGCACAGCGACGTCGACACCCTGCGTCGCGTCGAGCTGCTGCGCGAACTGCGTGCCGGCGAGTTCGACGTCCTGGTCGGCATCAACCTGCTGCGCGAGGGCCTCGACCTTCCCGAGGTCTCCCTGGTGGCGATCCTCGACGCCGACAAGGAGGGCTTCCTGCGCTCGGGGACCTCCCTGATCCAGACCATCGGCCGCGCGGCGCGCAATGTCTCCGGCCAGGTCCACATGTACGCGGACAGGATCACCCCGGCGATGGAGAAGGCCATCGAGGAGACCAATCGCCGCCGGGAGAAGCAGATCGCCTACAACACGGAGCGGGGCATCGATCCGCAGCCTCTCCGAAAGAAGATCAACGACATCGTCGCGCAGATCGCCCGCGAGGACGTCGACACCGAGCAACTGCTCGGCTCCGGCTACCGCAAGACGAAGGACGGCAAGGGTGCCAAGGCCCCGGTGCCCGCACTGGGCGCCAAGGCGACCCGCGCCGCCAAGTCCGCCAAAGCCAAGGACGCCGTGCCGACCGACCGCCCTGCGGCCGAGCTCGCCCAGCAGATCGAGGACCTGACGGAACGGATGCGCGCCGCGGCGGCGGACCTCCAGTTCGAGATCGCGGCCCGTCTGCGTGACGAGGTGTCCGAGATGAAAAAGGAGTTGCGGCAGATGAAGGAGGCGGGAATCGCCTGA
- a CDS encoding glycerophosphodiester phosphodiesterase — MHARVAAATTAALLGGAVLILPSPHAKAGGRTTAPLVVAHRGASAYAPENTLAAVDRAAELGFEWVENDVQRTRDGQLVVLHDASLARTTDVEAVHPGRSPWKVKDFTAAEVARLDAGSWFGPRFAGAKVPTLREYMDRVSRNHQKLVLEIKNPELYPGIERQTLRLLSNQGWLDPVHLRDRLIVQSFSADSVRAVHRLRPGITTAFLGTPPVARLPWYARFADQINSDHRSLSSDYVSAVHALHGPHGPMKVFAWTVDDAATARSLAAFGTDGVITNTPDVIRAALR; from the coding sequence ATGCACGCGCGCGTTGCCGCCGCCACGACCGCCGCGCTTCTTGGGGGAGCCGTTCTGATACTGCCCAGCCCGCACGCCAAGGCCGGCGGCCGGACCACGGCACCGCTGGTCGTCGCCCACCGCGGCGCCTCGGCCTACGCTCCGGAGAACACGCTGGCAGCCGTCGACCGGGCGGCCGAGCTGGGGTTCGAATGGGTCGAGAACGACGTCCAGCGCACCCGCGACGGTCAGTTGGTCGTCCTCCACGACGCCTCGCTGGCGCGCACGACCGACGTCGAGGCGGTCCATCCCGGCCGGAGCCCTTGGAAGGTCAAGGACTTCACCGCGGCCGAGGTCGCCCGTCTGGATGCCGGGAGCTGGTTCGGCCCTCGGTTCGCGGGCGCGAAGGTTCCGACGCTGCGGGAGTACATGGATCGCGTCTCGCGCAACCATCAGAAACTCGTCCTGGAGATCAAGAACCCTGAGCTGTATCCGGGCATCGAGCGGCAGACGCTCAGGCTCCTGAGCAACCAGGGCTGGCTCGATCCCGTGCATCTGCGCGACAGGCTGATCGTCCAGAGCTTCAGCGCGGACAGTGTCCGGGCCGTGCACCGGCTGCGGCCCGGCATCACGACGGCCTTCCTGGGGACGCCTCCGGTCGCGCGGCTGCCCTGGTACGCGCGGTTCGCCGACCAGATCAACTCCGATCACCGCTCGCTCTCGTCCGACTACGTCTCGGCGGTCCACGCGCTCCACGGCCCGCACGGCCCGATGAAAGTCTTCGCCTGGACCGTGGACGACGCGGCCACCGCGCGGAGCCTGGCGGCCTTCGGCACGGACGGCGTCATCACGAACACTCCCGACGTGATCCGCGCGGCCCTGCGCTAG
- a CDS encoding TerD family protein, producing the protein MTAELVRGQNHPLSQVRLEVRISAGKPIVAGATLSDEQGRVRGVEWVAHPGAPTLPGLEVSKQAAADHRLAFDLDALPQAVHRVSVLLALPTGVGGPVRFGAVAAPFVAVTGLDGLEVASYTLTGLDAESAVVALELYRRQGAWKVRAVGQGYAGGLAELLADQGLPEARQLAVGINEAVAQGLARSVAAPPPRTPDADRSRQAAASGPDQPYAGPGPQGTSGTVPPQQTPYTTGPQGAAAPQTGRPGSPAQSDPSSVAQPPSPSAGGPVDYSHPGRQTAAPPPPPPTAPPAQPGQPAQPVAGDATGWSMEERLYNQVWGMFEDLARTVAAYRSAVDFADSRMEKELDQVLSDPRSRIGGQGDAAREAARAKHALLVDQARVALDRDLAQLTAEAEVVEPALPTAYASWDNPVWHAYRAPMEVPMALRLGDLRLPETENLSIPMLVRLPLERGLWIDSGRTSLEGALADSDQVRRLAVDTAVAHAARLLAVYPPGEFTVHVIDPAGAGASSLAPLTQSGVLGSPPAAGATGVADVLRRLTQRVDLVQMALRGGAADSLPPDLDTAEQLLIVNDFPHGFDDRAVTQLRYLADEGPAVGVHLMMVADREDAAAYGPLLDPLWRSLLRVTPVPDDHLADPWVGHAWTYEPSLVPANSQVLQRVLAAVAAARRSWNR; encoded by the coding sequence ATGACGGCCGAGCTGGTCAGGGGGCAGAACCACCCGCTCTCCCAGGTCCGTCTCGAGGTCCGTATCTCGGCCGGGAAGCCGATCGTGGCCGGGGCCACGCTCAGCGACGAGCAGGGCAGGGTCCGGGGCGTCGAGTGGGTGGCCCATCCGGGCGCGCCCACGCTTCCCGGGCTCGAGGTCTCCAAGCAGGCGGCGGCCGATCACCGGCTGGCCTTCGACCTTGACGCCCTGCCGCAGGCCGTGCACCGGGTCAGCGTGCTGCTCGCGCTGCCCACCGGTGTCGGCGGACCTGTCCGGTTCGGCGCCGTCGCCGCCCCCTTCGTCGCGGTCACCGGCCTCGACGGTCTCGAGGTCGCCAGCTACACCCTCACCGGACTGGACGCCGAGTCCGCCGTCGTGGCCCTGGAGCTCTACCGCCGGCAGGGCGCCTGGAAGGTGCGCGCGGTCGGCCAGGGCTACGCGGGCGGTCTCGCCGAACTCCTCGCCGACCAGGGGCTTCCGGAGGCCCGGCAGCTCGCGGTCGGCATCAACGAAGCCGTGGCCCAGGGCCTGGCGCGGTCGGTGGCGGCACCCCCGCCCCGCACCCCGGACGCGGACCGGTCACGGCAGGCCGCCGCCTCGGGACCGGACCAGCCCTACGCCGGACCCGGACCCCAGGGCACCTCAGGAACCGTGCCACCGCAGCAGACCCCGTACACGACCGGCCCGCAGGGAGCCGCGGCTCCGCAGACCGGTCGTCCGGGGAGCCCCGCGCAGTCCGACCCTTCCTCGGTCGCCCAGCCGCCGTCGCCCAGCGCCGGTGGCCCGGTCGACTACAGCCACCCCGGACGGCAGACCGCCGCTCCGCCGCCGCCCCCGCCGACCGCGCCGCCGGCCCAGCCCGGACAGCCCGCGCAGCCCGTCGCGGGAGACGCGACCGGCTGGTCCATGGAGGAGCGGCTGTACAACCAGGTATGGGGGATGTTCGAGGACCTGGCCCGGACCGTCGCCGCGTACCGCAGCGCCGTCGACTTCGCCGACTCCCGCATGGAGAAGGAGCTCGACCAGGTCCTCTCCGACCCGCGCAGCCGGATCGGAGGGCAGGGCGACGCCGCTCGCGAAGCCGCCCGCGCCAAACACGCCCTGCTGGTCGACCAGGCCCGAGTCGCCCTCGACCGGGACCTCGCCCAGCTCACCGCCGAGGCCGAGGTCGTGGAGCCCGCGCTGCCGACGGCGTACGCGAGCTGGGACAATCCGGTCTGGCACGCCTACCGTGCCCCCATGGAAGTACCCATGGCCCTGCGGCTCGGAGATCTCCGCCTGCCCGAGACCGAGAACCTGAGCATCCCCATGCTGGTGCGTCTGCCGCTGGAGAGGGGCCTGTGGATCGACAGCGGTCGCACCTCCCTGGAGGGCGCGCTCGCCGACTCCGACCAGGTGCGCCGCCTCGCCGTGGACACCGCCGTGGCGCACGCGGCCCGGCTGCTCGCCGTGTATCCCCCGGGCGAGTTCACCGTGCACGTCATCGACCCGGCCGGCGCCGGTGCCTCGTCCCTCGCGCCCCTGACGCAGTCCGGGGTGCTCGGAAGCCCTCCGGCCGCGGGTGCCACGGGCGTGGCCGACGTACTGCGACGTCTCACCCAGCGCGTCGACCTGGTGCAGATGGCGTTGCGCGGGGGAGCGGCCGACTCGTTGCCGCCGGATCTCGACACCGCCGAGCAACTACTGATCGTCAACGATTTTCCGCACGGTTTCGACGACCGTGCCGTCACCCAGCTCCGTTATCTCGCGGACGAGGGGCCGGCCGTCGGCGTCCATCTGATGATGGTGGCCGACCGGGAGGACGCGGCGGCGTACGGGCCCCTGCTCGACCCTCTGTGGCGGTCGCTGCTGCGGGTCACACCGGTGCCCGACGATCATCTCGCCGATCCGTGGGTCGGGCACGCGTGGACGTACGAGCCCTCGCTCGTCCCCGCGAACAGCCAGGTGCTCCAGCGGGTCCTGGCGGCGGTGGCGGCCGCCCGCCGGTCCTGGAACCGCTGA
- a CDS encoding methylated-DNA--[protein]-cysteine S-methyltransferase, with protein MNSHGRYEQQIVWSVVGTDIGPLLLAATPHGLVNVVFHASDTVRDKALDRLASRLGSEPVEAPGSPLLAEAIRQVEAYFAGERHDFDLPLDWSLISGFNRQVLRELNSGVPFGSVVAYGDLAGRVGAPGAAQAVGVAMGSNPLPVVVPCHRVVESDGGIGGFGGGLETKRKLLALEGVLPEPLF; from the coding sequence ATGAACAGTCACGGGCGGTACGAGCAGCAGATCGTGTGGTCCGTCGTCGGCACGGACATCGGTCCGCTGCTCCTCGCCGCGACGCCCCACGGCCTGGTCAATGTCGTCTTTCACGCCTCGGACACGGTGCGCGACAAGGCGCTCGACCGGCTCGCGTCCCGACTCGGCTCCGAGCCGGTCGAGGCGCCCGGGTCCCCTCTGCTGGCCGAGGCGATACGCCAGGTCGAGGCGTACTTCGCGGGCGAGCGGCACGATTTCGACCTGCCGCTCGACTGGTCGCTGATCTCGGGGTTCAACCGCCAGGTGCTGCGTGAGCTGAACTCGGGCGTTCCGTTCGGTTCCGTCGTGGCCTACGGCGACCTGGCGGGGCGGGTGGGCGCGCCCGGAGCGGCCCAGGCCGTGGGGGTGGCCATGGGCTCGAATCCACTGCCGGTCGTGGTGCCCTGCCACCGGGTGGTCGAGAGCGACGGCGGCATCGGCGGCTTCGGGGGCGGTCTGGAGACCAAGCGGAAACTGCTGGCTCTCGAAGGCGTTCTCCCGGAACCGCTGTTCTGA
- a CDS encoding MHYT domain-containing protein, whose protein sequence is MQGTVDGFTYGLVTPLVAYFMACLGGALGLRCTARSVLVGGSWRAGWLALGSVAIASGIWTMHFIAMMGFTVEESPVHYDRPTTFASLGVAVLMVGAGIFIVGYQGSTGTALFTGGTVTGLGIASMHYLGMAGMRLNGKLAYNTLTVSASVVIAVVAAIAALWAAGQVRGFLWSVGASLVMGLAVSGMHYTGMAALSVHLHGPADGTPAGDSAASLLAPMMIGPLALLCLAGVVVMFDPQMIVGKPDRRPAEIRRPGVPAHPGPVHTGRRPAVRPVRERAYRRSRTPQSR, encoded by the coding sequence ATGCAAGGCACGGTCGACGGCTTCACCTACGGACTCGTCACACCGCTGGTGGCGTATTTCATGGCCTGCCTGGGCGGGGCGCTGGGCCTGCGCTGCACCGCCAGATCCGTGCTCGTCGGCGGCTCCTGGCGGGCCGGCTGGCTCGCGCTCGGCTCGGTCGCGATCGCCTCCGGCATCTGGACGATGCACTTCATCGCGATGATGGGTTTCACGGTCGAGGAGAGCCCCGTCCACTACGACCGGCCGACGACGTTCGCGAGCCTGGGCGTCGCGGTCCTGATGGTCGGCGCCGGGATCTTCATCGTCGGCTACCAGGGTTCGACCGGGACCGCGCTCTTCACCGGAGGGACCGTCACCGGCCTGGGCATCGCCTCGATGCACTACCTGGGCATGGCCGGGATGCGGCTCAACGGGAAGCTCGCCTACAACACCCTCACCGTCTCCGCCTCGGTCGTCATCGCCGTCGTGGCCGCCATCGCCGCCCTCTGGGCCGCCGGGCAAGTGCGTGGATTCCTCTGGAGCGTGGGTGCGAGCCTCGTCATGGGGCTGGCCGTCAGCGGCATGCACTACACGGGTATGGCGGCGCTCAGCGTGCATCTGCACGGCCCCGCCGACGGCACCCCCGCCGGGGACTCGGCGGCCTCGCTGCTCGCGCCCATGATGATCGGCCCTCTGGCCCTTCTCTGTCTGGCGGGCGTCGTCGTGATGTTCGATCCGCAGATGATCGTGGGCAAGCCCGACCGGCGCCCGGCGGAGATCCGGCGTCCGGGCGTCCCGGCCCACCCCGGCCCCGTGCACACCGGCCGCCGTCCGGCCGTCCGCCCCGTGCGGGAACGCGCCTACCGCCGCTCGAGGACCCCGCAGAGCAGGTGA